In Polaribacter sp. Hel_I_88, the following proteins share a genomic window:
- a CDS encoding fasciclin domain-containing protein: MKNIYKKFGIALAFSSVLLTATSCETTSSYEDELPSIANIAVSNDAFSTLEAAAINGGVAGVLSNSNPNDASGDYTVFAPNNSAFARLGLNESTLGVLQTPFLTNTLLYHVSNGNLTSSAITANGTSASALGGLTRRFVSRDGSLFINGSKIIATDITAENGTVHVIDKVMIATGGNVVESAIALQTASVFKTPELSYLVEAVVFAGLADALSNPAAKFTVFAPNDQAFIDLGAALGLTFDEPSDVRMIDKDLLTAVLLNHVFADTSKDSFTSELNAGSYNALGDDNIQLGAYNNGVLTVSGSGNATPANMVIPDVQTTNGIVHVIDQVLLPVL; encoded by the coding sequence ATGAAAAATATATATAAAAAATTCGGTATTGCACTTGCTTTTTCAAGTGTACTTTTAACTGCAACTTCTTGCGAAACAACCTCTTCTTATGAAGATGAATTACCATCAATAGCAAATATTGCTGTATCAAATGACGCGTTTTCTACGCTAGAAGCAGCAGCTATTAATGGTGGAGTTGCAGGAGTTTTAAGTAATAGTAATCCTAATGATGCATCAGGAGATTACACAGTATTTGCACCAAACAATAGTGCTTTTGCACGTTTAGGTTTAAACGAATCTACGTTAGGTGTTTTACAAACTCCTTTTTTAACAAATACTTTATTATACCATGTTTCTAACGGAAATTTAACTAGTTCAGCAATTACTGCAAATGGAACTTCTGCATCTGCTTTAGGTGGATTAACTAGAAGATTTGTAAGTAGAGATGGATCACTTTTTATCAACGGATCTAAAATTATTGCTACAGATATTACTGCAGAAAATGGAACTGTACATGTAATTGATAAAGTGATGATTGCAACTGGAGGTAATGTTGTAGAATCTGCAATTGCACTACAAACAGCTTCAGTATTTAAAACCCCAGAATTAAGTTATTTAGTAGAAGCTGTAGTTTTTGCTGGTTTAGCAGATGCTTTGAGCAATCCTGCTGCAAAATTTACAGTATTTGCGCCAAATGATCAAGCTTTTATTGACCTAGGTGCAGCTTTAGGATTAACTTTTGATGAGCCTTCTGATGTTAGGATGATTGATAAAGATTTATTAACTGCGGTTTTATTGAATCACGTATTTGCAGATACAAGTAAAGATAGCTTTACTTCTGAATTAAATGCAGGTTCTTATAATGCTTTAGGAGATGATAACATTCAATTAGGAGCTTATAACAATGGTGTTTTAACTGTTAGTGGTTCAGGAAATGCAACTCCTGCAAACATGGTAATTCCAGATGTGCAAACTACAAATGGTATTGTACACGTAATTGACCAAGTATTGTTACCTGTATTATAA
- a CDS encoding alpha-E domain-containing protein produces the protein MLARVANNLFWMGRYLERSEHIARYMNVNYFSSLDAPNELSQSRQFVLRSMLFVADEEELKDVKELDEQKVLYDIGLNPDKQFSILSSIQNAQQNANGARDLISSELYESINTLNRVVKNYSKDVFVKNGLFDFTTMVTANIASLRTKIRGTLLHDEVYAIIMLGIYIERANQVIRIINSKYNDALVEKVNSDISVNNSYEWTTLLKCVESYDMMRRFYRKVPTSHTVLDFLILNPTCPRSIMNSLNSIHYYIGYLSKEEIPHKDSAAFLIGKLKYDHQYKTIEDVQGDLKVCIEKLVEDLSLVGEKMDKDYFSLY, from the coding sequence ATGTTAGCAAGAGTAGCCAATAATTTATTTTGGATGGGACGTTATTTAGAACGTTCAGAACATATAGCAAGATATATGAATGTAAATTATTTTTCTTCATTAGATGCTCCAAACGAGTTATCTCAATCAAGACAATTTGTTTTACGATCAATGCTTTTTGTTGCTGATGAAGAGGAATTAAAAGACGTTAAAGAATTAGATGAACAAAAAGTTCTATATGACATTGGATTAAATCCGGATAAACAATTCTCAATTTTGTCATCAATTCAAAATGCACAGCAAAATGCAAATGGTGCAAGAGATTTAATTTCATCAGAATTGTACGAATCCATAAACACGTTAAATAGAGTTGTAAAAAATTATAGTAAAGATGTTTTTGTAAAAAATGGTTTATTTGATTTTACAACAATGGTAACTGCAAATATAGCCTCTTTAAGAACCAAAATAAGAGGAACATTACTACATGATGAAGTGTACGCTATTATTATGTTAGGCATTTATATAGAAAGAGCAAACCAAGTAATTCGTATTATAAACTCTAAATATAATGATGCATTAGTAGAAAAAGTAAATTCAGATATTTCTGTAAATAACAGTTATGAATGGACTACCTTATTAAAATGTGTAGAAAGTTATGACATGATGCGTAGATTTTATAGAAAAGTGCCAACAAGCCATACTGTTTTAGATTTTTTAATTCTAAATCCTACTTGTCCACGTTCTATTATGAACTCTTTAAATAGTATTCATTATTATATTGGATATTTATCAAAAGAAGAGATTCCACACAAAGATTCTGCAGCATTTTTAATCGGGAAATTGAAATATGATCATCAATATAAAACTATTGAAGATGTGCAAGGAGATTTAAAGGTTTGTATAGAAAAATTAGTTGAAGATTTGTCTTTAGTTGGTGAAAAAATGGATAAAGATTATTTTAGTCTCTATTAA